The Ovis canadensis isolate MfBH-ARS-UI-01 breed Bighorn chromosome 13, ARS-UI_OviCan_v2, whole genome shotgun sequence genome includes a region encoding these proteins:
- the ARL5B gene encoding ADP-ribosylation factor-like protein 5B: MMGLIFAKLWSLFCNQEHKVIIVGLDNAGKTTILYQFLMNEVVHTSPTIGSNVEEIVVKNTHFLMWDIGGQESLRSSWNTYYSNTEFIILVVDSIDRERLAITKEELYRMLAHEDLRKAAVLIFANKQDMKGCMTAAEISKYLTLSSIKDHPWHIQSCCALTGEGLCQGLEWMTSRIGVR; this comes from the exons AACACAAAGTAATTATAGTGGGACTGGATAACGCAGGGAAAACCACCATTCTTTATCAATT CTTAATGAATGAAGTGGTTCATACATCTCCAACCATAGGAAGCAATGTTGAAGAAATAGTTGTGAAGAACACTCATTTTCTTATGTGGGATATTGGTGGTCAAGAGTCACTTCGATCATCCTGGAACACGTATTACTCAAATACAGAG TTCATCATTCTTGTGGTTGATAGCATTGACAGGGAACGACTAGCTATTACGAAAGAAGAATTATACAGAATGTTGGCTCACGAg GATTTACGGAAGGCTGCGGTCCTTATCTTTGCCAATAAACAGGATATGAAAGGGTGTATGACAGCAGCTGAAATCTCTAAATACCTCACCCTCAGCTCAATTAAGGATCATCCATGGCACATTCAGTCCTGCTGTGCTTTAACAGGAGAAGG gTTATGCCAAGGTCTAGAGTGGATGACCTCCCGGATTGGTGTGAGATAA